Below is a genomic region from Zea mays cultivar B73 chromosome 9, Zm-B73-REFERENCE-NAM-5.0, whole genome shotgun sequence.
CTGGGGACCTCCCCCGAGGGTTTTTGGCCGCGGGACACGCGGCGATGCCGAACTGTAGTGGTCGACTGGTCGGATGATCGGATCTGCGTTTCGGGATTTTTATGGGGAGTgttttttttttgggggggggggggggggggggggggggggtggggtggggtgggggggggggggggggggggacgggACGGTTTGCCTCTGTGCCGGGGAATCTAGCGGGGATCAGTGGAGCTCTGGATAGTGGCGTCTCGGGATTTTTATCTCTGGGAGGGCGGTTGCTTTTTTCGGCGGGTTTGGAGTTCCTTTTGGCGCCCTTCTGTCGAGTCCGGCCAGCCTAGGGATCTTGACCCTCCTCACTCGTCAGAGCTTTAATTCTTTCCTCGGGAGGAACAGTGATGGATCTGACACATTTTGACGGATTTGACCTTTTTTATCCTACTGACGGACGGGGTGTAAGCATTGTCCGGACGGCGAGCGACAGATTTCTGCAACACTTCCCTGCAACCCTCACTGCATGATGTGATAGCTGGCGCCCTTGCAGGCACAAAAGAATGTGTCTGTTGTGGTAGATTTCTGTTCTGATCGCTGTAGTTTCGGTTCTTTGATGCTGCAGGAGGAGCTGGGGGAGGGGGAGAAGGATGCCGCGAAAGCGACGGGGAAAGGTAAGATTTGGAGGGAAAGGGAACCAAAGCATTAGCGTTGAAGTGGTTCAGCGATTTGAATTTTTTTTCGTTGGTTAACGTTGCTTGCGCTCGTGGGAGCAGGGGACGCTGCGTCGGATGGTGGGCCCGCGGGGACTCCCCTCCCAGACAAAAAGTTGCTACTCTTCATCCTCGATAGGCTCCAGAAGTGAGTGCCCTGGCCTCATCCTGATGTAATTCTCGTCCAATAACGATTGCGTTGGTTACGTGTCCTTACATACCTGTATGCCTTGCGCTGCTCTCAGGAAGGATACTTATGGAGTTTTCTCGGAGCCTGTCGACGCAGAGGAGGTAAAGTAATGGAGCTCAAGTTTTTAGTCGTGTTTTCAGATGGGAGCACAGATGCTAAGGCCGGTGTTTTTGTGTACCTGCAGCTTCCAGATTACTTTGACATTATTGATCATCCGATGGACTTCTCAACGATCCGTGAGAAGCTGTTGAATGACTCGTATTCTAAGTTGGAACAGTTTGAGGTATGCTGTGTGACGTTTCTTTTGCTAGTTCCTTCACCGTTGGTTGTGTTCGTGTTtcttttttgtgttcatttgatccTTTGGCTTAACTTTAAGTTTTCTACCGCCCTCTTTGCTTTCATTTTTTTCTTGTCCACTCTACTTAATTGTTCTGTTCTTAGTTCTTACAACCATAATATACCTTTGCCTTTTCCAAATTAGTCCTGTGTATTTTACCCATCCTGGGAACTTGATACTGCTTGTTGGTACTGTTGATAGAACATGCAAGTTTTTGCTTTCTCGACTTGGATGCACCTGACAGAAATTTTTGAGCAACGTGAGATGCAATATGTCTCTACACGAGTGGACCTTGGAAAAAAATGACCAGACGCACACTAAACATGATTATTAAGTTAGCCTTATATTTGGTGGTGTGTGAGGACTGAGGACTTCATTTGTGTGGGGGCACTCATGGTGAAAAATTGTCATGTACCTCACTCAACATAACTTGGGTCTGCCCCTGTATCACTATGACACTATGTTTACTTCCTTTATTTCTTTCTGTTTTTACTTGGGACCAAAGTGGGCTCCTACCATTATGAGTTAATGCCCTTAATGAAAGGTACCTTTTGGAATGGGATGTAGACTTGTAGAGACTTCCTGGACTAGTGATCTAATGATTGTCTTGCACCATTGCTGAGAGAAAAGGAATTCCATTGAACTTCAAGATTCAGACCTATTCCAGATCCAAAACAGTATTAACTTATCAAACTCCAGCTTAAACTGCTCGATGGTATATGTTACTTATATCTAGGCTTAAGTGGATATAGATGTTGGGCGGGGATCACAGAACGGGGATCATACTTTATCATACTAACCTTACGCAGGCCCTCAGGCGAAGGAGCCCATAGGAGAAGGGGTCCTCGCCAAGGACAACATTCGCTAACCGGAGGTCTACAAGCGAAGGGGTCTACGACCCAACGGGCGACGACAACTTGTCAGCAAAACCCGAGGCCTTCGCCATCTCATCGACTGAAGGACCATCCGGCCGGGCGCAACCGGAGGGAGCGAAAATGCGAAGGCTGTTGGAGCGGAGGCTACGTGTTGACCCCAAACACCTCTAGTGCACCAGAAGACACCGCCAAGGGCCCACCCGTCAGCGTAGCGTGTGAGTGTGTTGTCTGGTATACGTGGATTACTGTACGGGAAGTGATGTAATACTCCGTTACAGGGGATATTCCCTGGATATAGTTGGTAGCCGGGGGCAGGGCCGTATTTTAGACCACCTACCCCCAGACGGATCTATAAATACTCTCGTCCTGTAGCGGGATGGGACACAAGAAGCTACAGTTCCCCCAGTTTGTCTCATTGTGCAACTGAGCTCTCACCGCTCCCCGAGTGTTTGGGTCCACCTGTCAGCCCAGCCGCGTGACAGTGCCCAACAATAGAATTATTTGCTCTTTGTAACTCCCAGCTTCATCCACTGACATAGGGTTGCACTGAATGCTGTATTGCTTTGTTGAATTTCATTTTCTTGATGcagaatatataaatatattacaaTATAATGCACACTGTTTTTTGGGGGAATACCATGTGCACTGAGTCATGCTTTGTATTTTAAAAATTGATATATTTAATTTTGCACAGAAACTCTTGGAAATTTCCTTCATACATATAATATTATATTATACCTAAGATTATTTGGGTGCAACCTTTCTAGCAAATCGTAATGGAGTGTTGTGTTTCAGTACTGCGGATCTTTTCTTGATATCTTATGTTTCTCTGCTTTTGCAGGATGATGTATTTCTACTCACATCAAATGCCATGTCTTACAATTCAGCAGACACAATCTACTTCCGGCAGGTATTTTTTGTACTGATTTCAAATGCATGTGCTGTTTGttattggattatataatccatcTTCATCTTGTCAGTCGTTGCACGCACATGTATTAACTGGACCATGTTTGTTTTCTGGTTGCTCTGTTCTTCATATTGGTGCAAACATGGAACTTGTTCTGTCTCTTGTTCAGTTAATCAGCTTTGTGAGATATATTTTTTTTGCAAAAAAGCGCACCTTTTATTTCTTATCATTTCCTTGTTACAATATCTGTCTGTGAACTTCATATATGTTATAAGTTAAACACACTGTGTTCAACTGTTTGCTAGTGCAATTAACTCTTGGATATTGAAGGTCTACCTGATTTATTTGAATGTTAATATCTGCACAAATTGAACATCAATTTGGTTTTCTCCTTACCATGTCTCTTGCAATTCCAACAAGATAATATATCATTACAGAAGACATCATATGTTGTTCCTATGCGAACTATACTAAATACGTCTACACATAGTTAGCCCAGACCCTGTTTTCCCTTAACATTTTTCTGTATTGTGGACAAGTTGTCAATACTGTCTTCTTACCATCTAGCCGTCTTCTTACATAAAGTATTCAATAATCTCCCTAGGCACGGTCTATTGAAGCTCTTGCCAAAAAGGATTTTGAGAACTTGAGGCAACCCAGCGATGAAGAAGAACCCAAGCCACCAGCTCGAAGAGGTAGGCCACCAAAGAATCCGAAGATGGAGGGTGATGCGTCACCAGACCTATCCAATATGAAAACAAGCAAACCTGAAGACAGTATCGATACATTCAGGAAAAAATCAACTGGAGATATAACTCGAAATACAAATACTACGATGAAAGAGCCATCCAGTTTTCACAGTATGCTTGGTTCTTTTAGTGCAAAAAGAGCAGATAAAATCGGTGATTATTCAGGTTAGTTCTTCTGGTAACTGATCATATGTTCTGCATTAGTGCTAGACTTTTGATTTACACACATGACTTCTTTATATTCTATTTTTTTAGGTTCATCCAAGTGGGGAAAGAAACCTGTTGGTGTAGATGATGACCGCAGAAGTACATATGATCAGCACTATTCATGTAATAGCTCTCTGTTTGCTGCCCTGGACGACGGGAGGAAACTACTAGTGCCAGTAAGCATATTCTCTCAGATGGAGTTTAttgtcaagaattcacaaatttgaTTTTCGGCTGAGTTGTAAAACCTGCCAACTTACTTAACTATAGTTGAATCATTGCAACTACTGTCTTAAATGAAACTGTTTCAATGTAATCCTGACTGGAACTTTCTGTGCTAATATTTCTTATCCTTTCTGTTTTTCCTTATTGTCTGAACCAGGTAGGGGTTCAGCAGCAACATGCATATGCTAGGAGCTTGGCACGATTTGCATCAAAATTGGGCCCAGTTGGCTGGGATGTGACAGCAAATCGTATCAGAAGGGCACTACCCCCTGGGACAAGTTTTGGCCCAGGGTGGGTTGTAGATGGTGAACCACCTCAAAACTCTCAGCGGGGTCCTGTCGCATCAACCGACCCCTCCTCTGAATCCACTGATCCACCCAATATGCCATCCAAGAATGATGTACTCCACCAGAAGTGTGGGCTGTCTTCAAATGGGTACGTTACTGGTGAGGAGCATTTAACTAGAACTCAAACAGTGGCTTCTACATCAGCGAGCTCTGAAATTTCCAGCAAAGTAAACAAGCTTGAGAATGGGGTTACCAAATCATGTGGTGGTATGGGCAATACGGGATCAGCAGGGCCTCCAATGCAGCAGCTCTGCCTACGCGGTCCAGAAATCCGTTCTAACATCAATGGCTTTCCTGCTATGTCAAACGCCACGAGTCAGTATGCCGGGCAAGGTTTGTTTGGATCAGGCATCCCTATGACACACGCCCAAGTGCTGGGGATGTTTTCTGGAATGAACGGCAAAGCCAATGGCTATGTCCATAGGCACCCAGTGGCTGCTGATAGTCTTAAAACAGCAGCGCAGAACGGAGATGTCGGAAAGGCAGCTGTCAACCCTGTGCAAGGTGCAGGTCATGATCCAAAGATTGCCAACGGTAATAGTTCTGCTCACCCAGGCTTAAATTCCGGTGTCCAGTCGTCAGGTTCCCCACCTAGGCGAACGCTGGCAAACCCAAAGCACCCTGATCTGGCCTTGCAGCTATGAGGTAGCCATTGACATAGTTTGCCTTAGTACTGTGATCTGTGACAGAGGCATGAGTTCAACACTGCTTCGTCCGGTACCTTGCCAAGCGGAGCACGAGACCGATCGAAGAGGTAAGAAGTGTTTGGTTTGTCGTCAGAGAGAGGGGTGGCGGCAGCGGGACATCGTGTAGGGTCCCTCGATTTAATTGATCATTTGACCCCCTGTGAGTTGTTTGTAAAAGGGTAGGGTAGCTTCTGTACAGGTTCTAATCTTACTGGAGATGATAATGCTTCGGATGAAGGCAGCGCCCGCTGTCCAGCTTGTAACATTATTGATAGTAGAAAGAAGAGGAGGGAAGCATACAGGCGAAAAGGCAGTGAATAATTTGTGCCTTTTTTGTTttgcccctcccccccccccccccccccccccccccccccccggccctgAGTTGACGCACTCCGTTTCCAAATGTACGAGTGGCTAACCTCGGTCAGCTTTTCTTGAGCATTCGTTCGTTCATGTTGCTGTCGTTTGTTATGTTTCTTCTGCTTGTTAGGCTCACTTCTTGCGATCTGGCATCTGTAGGCCATGTGATGCGCACAATGTCTGCATGGACACATCGCTGTGATCTTGTTGCAGCTGCAGGAGCAAAGCAAATTTCAGTATAATTAGAGAAGTGGTTCCCGTCTAATTAGTCTGTACCACAACCTGTGTGGCTTACCTCATCGCGCTCCAAATATGGCCCCAGTTTTGCGCATGTCGGCGATCATCCCGGAAAATCCGGCCTCGTATTGTCGTGGCTGATAAGGACGATCGAGGAGGACGGTGCGTGGCTTGCGACCAAAGCAAGGCCGGGCCGCCTGCTGGCTACCTGGTCTGAATCCACGCAGATGAGTTGAGCAGTGGACTGGACACTGGAGTGGTTCGCACTCCACAGGATCACGGGAACAAGGCAGCATCCTGTGCCTGGGGTTAGGTGAGGTGGTTTACTAATACTAGCGATTTACTAATGATCAATTTGGCACACAGAGGCAACCGAAATAATTCTATTTGTTCCTAGTCAGGATATAtaaattttttttttaaaaaaaaaaaattAGCTCTTAATAGCAAGCCTAATTTCACGTCATCGCGTGAGTGCCCAATATGTAACAAAGTGTTTTGCACTCTAATTTCTAACCATGTACTAGCATGGTAATTCTAAAAATATAAACGTTTGGATTGAATTGCTCAAAAGTAAATGTGTAATTTAAAGTAATGGTTAGAAgactccataatgttttggtgaggTCTCAGTGAGAATAAAACTGAGAAAAAATGGTCTTACTGGAAAAACCGAGAGTATAAAACTGAGCTTCAACAGCCACCAAACTGAGAAAAAAACGAGCAAAAGTCATGTGTGGATCTGATATACAATGTCCAGCAGCGCTAGATTTGTCATGTTGGCAACAAATTCCATCATCCAAGTCGGCAAATCACCATGTGTTGCCTTGCCTGCCAGTAGGTGACCACCGCCAATCATTAGGCCGGCCGCGACATGGCCTTCCGTGCTGGTCATGAACTGGCCCTACCGCGCTGGTCCCGATCGAGTTCCGGTGCAGCCATGGCAGAAGAGGTAGAAGGAGGCGGACTATTGCGTCGGCGACTTTTCATGGAGCAGCAGATCGACACTGCGCTACACTTCCTCTGACCTCCCCCTCCATCATGCCCCCCCACCCCTTCACGCTTCACCTCGCCTGCCTGCCAGGATTCGGCGGAGGCGATGCTGGGCATTTGATGAGGATTAGGATGACCTCGCTCTCACTGCAGCCAAATGATGCATCCACGTTGCAGCCATCACTTAATGCAGTGCAGTGGTGTGGTGTCGACTGTCCACTCCACCTTCTCGTTTTTACTCACTCATTCTCACTCTCGTCATCGTCTCGCCTTCACGCAGAGCAGAAGAGCAGGACATGCATGCATGGTGTACGTACAGTACAGGTGTCACTCTTGACCTGTCCATCAGCTCTACATGGTCCAGATTAAAGGCCAAAGGGGGCTATAGGCCTCTCGCAACCGGCGATTTGAAGCGGCCGTTCTTCTCTTCGTTAGGTTATTAAGGGTGGTGTTGATGGGCAACAAAATTAAGAAGCTAGCACGTGTGAACATGTTAGGGGTGAATATATTGCTGTTGCTGGTGATGGCACATGAGTACAAACGACTACTTCTATTACACACGTAAAGCATTTCCTGCTAATCAACCGGATATATTATTAGCCTTGCTCTAATCAGATCTGAATATCTGATCACTGACCAGCACACGGTTTTTTCTGTAGAGTACGTACGTACCTATGATGCCATGTGATGTCAGAGGCTAATAACAGCTGACGGCTGCTGACTCCATGACCATGCAGGCATGCATGATCATGCATGATGCGTGTAGCGGCTGTAGTGGTCAGCAGCTTGTAGACCCGAGCTACATTatgtgattattattattatcattttTGTTTTGTTCCATCAATGGAAAACAGCGAGGGATGCATGCATGCATTTCCAGGGAGCACTTTTCGCGACGAGGGCCAGCACCAGCTACTAGCTAGAGAGTGGAGACCACacctcacacacacacacacttgaTTGCCTGAGCACAGGCCACAGGCACAGCCAAAAGCTGCCCTGTACTGGAGGAAAAAAAAAGGATTAGAGTGGGCACTGGGATTGGATGGCACCGACACTTTCTCTTTCCCCTACCACTCCATGCACGCTGCCACTGTTAACCACGCATGTCGTTTCTTGTTTTGCTTCAGCAGGAAGCATCCAGCTCCAGGAACATGCAatatttagggcttgttcgtttacaTATTAATTCATATGGATGGTGTGAGATTGAGTTAGTTTAAATTCATAGCAAGTTAAAATCCATCTCAATCCTAACTAATCCACTCCAATCCATATATAATATTAATAACAGAACAATCTCTTACCTGGTTCACAATTTTCCCAAGGATCTTTTCTTCATTTTTTTTGGGAAACGAAGAACCGAGAGGAATAAGCTGGAATTCCAACAATCTTGCTCACTGAAACATTTTGACCCCAAGACAGTTGTTTCTCCAGTCGGAAATTAATTTGGGTCCCTGCTTCCTCCTCTTGCTCCTGACCATGATACTATTCCTCAGATCAGGATTCAGGAAACGAAAACGAAGCATGTTGCTCTAAAATCTGATTTCCAATGTTGCacacactagtagaaaagagctgtaAGGTGGCGGCACGTAGAAATTTATACTGGTGGTTTCAGTTACAGCACGCTAGTGAAAAAACAGGTGAGCCCGACTTAAGGAACCGTCAGTGTAAATAATTCACTTAACCGAACCATCAATAGAAAGGATGTATTTACACAT
It encodes:
- the LOC100273530 gene encoding uncharacterized protein LOC100273530 isoform 1 (isoform 1 is encoded by transcript variant 1), producing MAKTRMPASPPPAETPTPQRRRKKKGRPSLLDLQRRSLRLQAQNPSPDPSPTRREPNPFDDDEDGTGSGRRRQKRFKSVLSGVVKEELGEGEKDAAKATGKGDAASDGGPAGTPLPDKKLLLFILDRLQKKDTYGVFSEPVDAEELPDYFDIIDHPMDFSTIREKLLNDSYSKLEQFEDDVFLLTSNAMSYNSADTIYFRQARSIEALAKKDFENLRQPSDEEEPKPPARRGRPPKNPKMEGDASPDLSNMKTSKPEDSIDTFRKKSTGDITRNTNTTMKEPSSFHSMLGSFSAKRADKIGDYSGSSKWGKKPVGVDDDRRSTYDQHYSCNSSLFAALDDGRKLLVPVGVQQQHAYARSLARFASKLGPVGWDVTANRIRRALPPGTSFGPGWVVDGEPPQNSQRGPVASTDPSSESTDPPNMPSKNDVLHQKCGLSSNGYVTGEEHLTRTQTVASTSASSEISSKVNKLENGVTKSCGGMGNTGSAGPPMQQLCLRGPEIRSNINGFPAMSNATSQYAGQGLFGSGIPMTHAQVLGMFSGMNGKANGYVHRHPVAADSLKTAAQNGDVGKAAVNPVQGAGHDPKIANGNSSAHPGLNSGVQSSGSPPRRTLANPKHPDLALQL
- the LOC100273530 gene encoding uncharacterized protein LOC100273530 isoform 2 (isoform 2 is encoded by transcript variant 2) — translated: MSYNSADTIYFRQARSIEALAKKDFENLRQPSDEEEPKPPARRGRPPKNPKMEGDASPDLSNMKTSKPEDSIDTFRKKSTGDITRNTNTTMKEPSSFHSMLGSFSAKRADKIGDYSGSSKWGKKPVGVDDDRRSTYDQHYSCNSSLFAALDDGRKLLVPVGVQQQHAYARSLARFASKLGPVGWDVTANRIRRALPPGTSFGPGWVVDGEPPQNSQRGPVASTDPSSESTDPPNMPSKNDVLHQKCGLSSNGYVTGEEHLTRTQTVASTSASSEISSKVNKLENGVTKSCGGMGNTGSAGPPMQQLCLRGPEIRSNINGFPAMSNATSQYAGQGLFGSGIPMTHAQVLGMFSGMNGKANGYVHRHPVAADSLKTAAQNGDVGKAAVNPVQGAGHDPKIANGNSSAHPGLNSGVQSSGSPPRRTLANPKHPDLALQL